The following coding sequences are from one Hymenobacter sp. DG25A window:
- a CDS encoding cytochrome c oxidase subunit II, with the protein MTVLGILLVLVLLLVVFGLLFRLQILTSIFSGSFVRDVGMSNRVNGILMILFMVLGGAAFAWSFVDSFDKMNPPIASVHGHATERMFWTTMIILGIVFVITQVALFVYSYKYQHKEGRRAFFFPHNNKIEIIWTLIPAIVMAGLVFAGWKEWSKITGPAPKDSVVLEIMGKQFNWLVRYPGRDQKLGVVNYRLIDATNEFGFDLNDQAGLDDFVAGEIHVPKGHPVLLKIRSRDVLHAVYMPHFRVQMYAVPGMPTKFWFTPTKTTDEMRAQLGNPAFNYELACNQICGRGHFAMKLSIVVDEPDDYVAWFAKQQSFSSQNPDLLATFKQKAGNLVEPVAAPAAAAVVPAAKASL; encoded by the coding sequence TCTATTTTCTCGGGAAGCTTTGTGCGCGATGTGGGCATGAGCAACCGCGTGAATGGTATCCTGATGATTCTTTTCATGGTACTGGGTGGAGCGGCCTTTGCATGGTCGTTCGTCGACAGCTTTGATAAGATGAATCCGCCCATCGCCTCGGTGCATGGTCACGCTACGGAGCGTATGTTCTGGACGACAATGATCATTCTGGGCATTGTGTTCGTGATTACGCAGGTGGCGCTGTTTGTGTACTCTTATAAGTACCAGCACAAAGAAGGCCGCCGCGCTTTCTTCTTCCCGCACAATAACAAGATTGAAATTATCTGGACGCTGATTCCCGCCATCGTAATGGCTGGTCTGGTATTCGCCGGCTGGAAAGAGTGGTCTAAAATCACGGGCCCGGCTCCCAAAGATTCCGTAGTACTGGAAATAATGGGCAAACAGTTCAACTGGCTGGTGCGCTACCCTGGCCGCGACCAGAAACTGGGCGTGGTGAACTACCGTCTGATTGATGCCACCAACGAGTTTGGCTTCGACCTGAACGACCAGGCTGGTCTGGATGACTTTGTAGCTGGTGAGATTCACGTGCCCAAAGGCCACCCCGTGCTACTGAAGATTCGCTCCCGCGACGTACTGCACGCTGTATATATGCCGCACTTCCGCGTGCAGATGTACGCCGTACCCGGTATGCCAACCAAGTTCTGGTTTACCCCTACCAAAACCACGGATGAGATGCGTGCGCAGTTGGGCAATCCTGCCTTCAACTATGAGTTGGCCTGCAACCAGATTTGCGGCCGTGGTCACTTCGCCATGAAACTGTCTATTGTGGTAGATGAACCAGATGACTACGTTGCCTGGTTTGCTAAGCAACAGTCTTTCTCTTCTCAGAATCCAGATTTACTGGCTACCTTCAAACAGAAGGCCGGCAATCTGGTTGAACCAGTAGCTGCCCCGGCGGCCGCTGCCGTAGTTCCTGCCGCCAAGGCTTCGCTGTAA